From a single Sorghum bicolor cultivar BTx623 chromosome 5, Sorghum_bicolor_NCBIv3, whole genome shotgun sequence genomic region:
- the LOC8056295 gene encoding F-box/FBD/LRR-repeat protein At5g22660, whose amino-acid sequence MHPGESSKRSVPSALGSGGCIDALPDGVLGHILGFLPAPEAVQTCVLARRWRHLWRTATGLRIGCCSSEDEGRRVKEQREFVDHLLLLRGSLPLDICEFGFSELEDDDVPRVNLWFRHVVMSRARVLSLRLHLFFNKFLKLDDLPLVSQHLTKLDLSSVKLQNSFLSFASCPALEHLELVYCNLASADKIASKSLKHLSLTDCVLLDEPRIYISTPSLVSLHLDSFFGRTPIFDSMPSLVKAFVRITTHCWDGCSRPDYLDCACLLCDGSDSSQGSSIMLLKGLSKAQSLVLISVPEKIIFESDLRWCPMFSNLKTLLLDDYWCTPDDFSALACILEHSPFLAKLTLELFSEGPKYEVEMKGRCNLMERSAKISENLNIVEVKCQVVDQRVLKVLKFLCTFNISFTF is encoded by the exons ATGCATCCAGGGGAAAGTAGCAAGAGATCTGTGCCTTCAGCGCTCGGCAGCGGAGGCTGCATCGACGCCTTGCCTGACGGCGTACTTGGGCACATCCTCGGCTTCCTCCCAGCGCCGGAGGCCGTGCAGACTTGTGTTCTCGCTCGGCGCTGGCGCCACCTCTGGAGGACCGCAACTGGCCTGCGCATCGGTTGCTGCAGCAGTGAGGATGAAGGGAGACGGGTGAAGGAGCAGCGGGAGTTTGTGGACCATCTGCTCCTCCTCCGTGGAAGTTTGCCTCTGGACATATGTGAGTTTGGGTTCAGTGAATTAGAGGACGACGATGTGCCACGGGTGAATCTCTGGTTCCGTCATGTCGTGATGTCAAGAGCTCGGGTGCTCAGCCTCAGGCTCCATTTGTTTTTCAACAAGTTTCTTAAGCTAGACGACCTGCCTCTCGTTTCTCAACACCTGACGAAGCTAGACCTTTCCTCTGTAAAGCTCCAGAATAGTTTTCTCAGCTTCGCCAGCTGTCCGGCCTTGGAACATCTTGAGCTGGTTTACTGTAATCTCGCTTCGGCTGACAAGATCGCTTCCAAGTCCCTAAAGCATCTGAGCTTGACTGATTGTGTTTTACTAGATGAACCCCGCATTTACATTTCTACCCCAAGCCTGGTCTCACTGCATCTAGATTCCTTTTTTGGGAGGACTCCCATATTTGACAGCATGCCATCATTAGTGAAGGCATTTGTCCGAATAACCACGCATTGCTGGGATGGCTGTAGTAGACCAGACTATTTGGATTGTGCTTGCCTGTTGTGTGACGGTTCTGATAGCAGCCAGGGTAGTTCTATTATGCTTTTAAAAGGTTTATCTAAAGCTCAGAGTTTGGTGTTGATTTCTGTACCCGAGAAG ATTATTTTCGAAAGTGATTTGAGATGGTGCCCTATGTTTAGCAATTTAAAGACCTTGTTGCTCGATGACTACTGGTGTACACCTGATGATTTCAGTGCATTAGCTTGTATTCTTGAACACTCACCATTTCTTGCGAAGcttacacttgaactcttttcTGAG GGGCCTAAGTATGAAGTGGAAATGAAAGGAAGGTGCAATCTGATGGAGAGATCAGCTAAAATTTCAGAAAACCTTAACATCGTTGAAGTCAAGTGTCAAGTTGTTGATCAGAGAGTTCTCAAAGTTCTGAAGTTCCTGTGCACCTTTAACATAA GTTTCACTTTCTGA